The following is a genomic window from Neodiprion pinetum isolate iyNeoPine1 chromosome 3, iyNeoPine1.2, whole genome shotgun sequence.
TATTCGTTGTGTTATTATTGAAGGGCTGCAACGGGTGGTTGCAGAACTAGATTAGTGACTGCTATAACTATTTCTGTGGTTATTACTAGCACGTGTTACTGTACTCAACTAGTTGACAACGAGCGGTAGTCCCGTTGCGTAATCTCTATTAAACGTCCAATTTTCTCGCTTCTTCACGCGTCACACGGTTGCGTAGAGGACTGAACAATTCGGTTGATTCCCTATCGTAACACTGGCCTAGAGAAATACATTCCAGGCCTTCGAATAATCGTGAGAATGCCGGATTCAATAGTCTCGGTTGCGGTGGCCATCGGTAACGACCAAACTCTGGTGAAGATGGACCGCAGTCTCCCACTGGATGAGATTATAGCCGATCTCTGCGTGAATCACGGTCTGATAGGAGAGTGCCACAAGTATGCGTTGCAAATAGCACGACCGTCgccgaaggccgaagaccagACGATATCGAACCGTTACGTAACACCAGAATTAATATCCCAAGTTCTAGACGGTACAGAATTGCGATTGGTATTCTCGGCCGCAACGACCGTCCGCCTTCTCTTTGAAGTGATCACAGACGAGCGGGGATCCAAGCGTAAAAGCGCCCTGCAAAAGCTCGCCAATGCCTGCGAAGACCCGGAATTCGCGAGGTGTTTCGTCGAGGTCGAAGGGCCGTCGATGATCGTTGAGAAGCTGAAAGTTGCCGCGGCCGGTGAAATCACCGCCGCATTGGCGTGTCTCAGACTGTCGATGCAGCACGGATACCTGGACCAGCTTTGTCACGTCGGTATCGACAGAGTCGTTGCCGAAATCGCCGGTCCCGGGGAGAGCGAAGCCCTGAGAGAAGCTTTGCTGATCGCCTGCCTGGTCATCGCCAGAAGCGAGCCTGAGCACGGGGAGAGGCTGCGAGCTGCGTTGACGACTACGGAGATTTTGACCTTGGTCAAGGGCAGGTCGCCCAGTGTTCAACTGGCCGTTCTGGGCCTGGTCAATGCGATTCTGCTCTCATCGGAGTCCCCGCGACGCGAAGAAGACTTGAAAGCTTTGGCGGATTCGCAGTGGAGGCAGCTCATCTTCCGTCATGTTCTTGGTTCCGGGCAGCGGAATGCGGGCGACGAGTTGGCTCACCAGCTCCACGTCCTTCAAACGATGCTCCTGAATTCCATTCTTGGACAGAGCCAGGAAACGCTAGTCGAAAACGACGACGAGAACGGGAAAATACCCTCTTTCTGGCGGAGAGTCAGCACCGAGACCATCCTTGAGTCCGTCGAATCAATGCCCAGCACCCCGGAACTCAGCAGGCAGGGTTCCACCATCACTTTGGACGAGGCGACCCAGACCTACATGCCCTCCATGCCGTTGCCTTCGCCGAAACCACCCCCAACCCTCAAGAGATATTTCTCTTACATGTCCGACTCGAGCAACGACACGATC
Proteins encoded in this region:
- the LOC124214470 gene encoding engulfment and cell motility protein 1-like, which codes for MPDSIVSVAVAIGNDQTLVKMDRSLPLDEIIADLCVNHGLIGECHKYALQIARPSPKAEDQTISNRYVTPELISQVLDGTELRLVFSAATTVRLLFEVITDERGSKRKSALQKLANACEDPEFARCFVEVEGPSMIVEKLKVAAAGEITAALACLRLSMQHGYLDQLCHVGIDRVVAEIAGPGESEALREALLIACLVIARSEPEHGERLRAALTTTEILTLVKGRSPSVQLAVLGLVNAILLSSESPRREEDLKALADSQWRQLIFRHVLGSGQRNAGDELAHQLHVLQTMLLNSILGQSQETLVENDDENGKIPSFWRRVSTETILESVESMPSTPELSRQGSTITLDEATQTYMPSMPLPSPKPPPTLKRYFSYMSDSSNDTISHLTPNCLEYFSQKYHDSFVLAKEEAELLSDLNHVAQNVVDVLCTVLRVGTSHERTSTRYCPLFFSARDAFFEELFCHAIWTLGKTVRDLRTREPEDHLIALRVLHRQLKDALDARPTTLSALAENLKETSAAHVQELWAAERQAKFENLLRKHPAIDDLRNDIRPKAARLVTLQRLNALKAGHKFSKHFDTLKAQKAKNWWFVHLSDDERVLIYGDWDSESQPYSNLHKRISVASATGLATGKRCPHAKGRKYPTDKTFFSLLHESGSLDFIAPNKEIYNLWTDGLTALLGRPVLSAAFHEDVDMIVDMEVRLRLLDLGDAPTPVPMDPPPLPSPPANYEFCDESLV